The Kordia sp. SMS9 DNA window ACGCTTTGTATATCAATGGGTATATTCGGAACGAAAAAAAGAATCAACCTTGCCAATGGGATTTTGGATGCTCAGTTTATTTGGTGCTAGTTTGATCTTTATCTATGCCGTTTTTAGAGAAGATCCGATCTTAATTGCAGGGCACACTTTTGGGATCGTCACGTACGTTAGAAACATAATGCTTTTAAGAAATCAATCATGAATTTCATACACGAGAAAAATTACGTTTGGATTTTAGTCATCGTATGTTTTTTTATCTTTTTTATGAATTTGGATGTCTTATATCCAAATATCATGGAAGCGAGAAACTTCATTACAGCGCGCGAAATGGTCACAGACGACAATTGGTTGCTTACGACCATGAACGGCGAACCGCGCTACGAAAAACCGCCATTACCAACATGGTTAGCTGCGATTTCGGGAATGTTATTTAGTTTTAATAATTTAATGGCATTGCGCATTCCTTCTGCAATCATCACATTAATTCTAGTACTTTTCTCCTATCGTTTTGGTGTGTACTTTTTGAAAGATAAAAAACAAGCCTTCATCAACAGTTTGATCCTAGCAACATCGTTTTACATCATTTTTGCAGGAAGAAACGGAACCTGGGATATTTTTGCACACGGTTTCATGATGATTGGCATCTATTACATATTTCAATTCTTTTCTAGTAGCGAAAAAATCTGGAGAAATGCGATCCTTGCGGGAATATGTATTGGGGTATCATTCATGAGCAAAGGTCCTGTATCGCACTTTGCATTATTTTTACCGTTTTTGATCGCGTATAGCATCGTTTACAAATACAGCAATTTTCAAAAAAAATGGGGTCCGCTGATTGGACTCGTATTGGTGACTGCTCTTATTTCCGTGTGGTGGCCGTATTACATAAGCGTGATGGATGGCGAAACGGCAACCGCAATTGCCAATAAAGAAACGACAGCGTGGCAAAATCGAAATGTACGTCCGTTTTACTACTATTGGAGCTTCTTTGTACAATCGGGAGCGTGGACAGTGGTGGCGTTTGTGAGTTTATTATATCCTTACTTAAAAACGCGTGTAGAAAACTTAAAAGCGTATAAATTCAGTCTCTTTTGGACCTTGGCTGCGGTAATTTTACTATCGTTAATTCCTGAAAAAAAATCACGCTACTTATTGCCTGTATTGATTCCGTTGGCGTATACGACGAGTTTTTTTGTAATGCATATTTTTCGTGCCTTTACAAAACGTATGCACACATACGAACGTGTTCCTGTATACCTAAATTTCGGATTGATCGGATTGGCTGGAGTTGCGTTTCCTATTGTTGGGTTTATCTTCTTACAAGACAAATTGGATGGGTTTTATTTCTCTTTCATTTTAACTTCTATTGCGCTCGTATTGATTGGATTTTTCATTTTAAAATATCTTTATCAGCATAAAATTCAACAGGTTTTCTATTTGATCGTTTTCTTCTTGATGACTGCTGTAACCTTTGGTTTTCCATTAGCGAATGCTTTTTTAGAAAATCCGAAGTACAATTCACTCCGAGACATTTCGCGCAAAACGGAAACAGAAAAAATTCCTGTATACATGTTTAACATACAATCGCCAGAATTGGTATGGGATTACGGTGGAAAAGTTCCGTTATTGCACAGTCACGCATTGGAAATTCCGAAAGAACCTACTTTTAAAACCTTGGTGATGATTGGTGCAAAGAAAAGTCTGGAAAAAGCCTTTCCAAATGCTAAAATTACCTACCTAGAAACCTTTGATCTAAATCCTGTAGACGAAACAAACGGTGGTTATAAAGATCGTTTGCGTACGGATATGTATTTGGTGGAAAAATAGGTCGGAATTGCTCCCGACCATTTCATTACATAGAATGAGTTTACAAACAATAGCACGTTTTTTTAATACAAGAATACTGACATGTTTGTTTTGCTGATTCTGCAACAGGACAATCTGCCAAACGGAAACTTTTACTACTATCAGCAGCTCCTCCTAGTACTTTTTCTGAATTTAAATTTGACACTAAGCTTTTACTTAATGACAAATTTTTGAAATTTCTTTTTTTCATAATGTTATGATTTTAAATTAATAATGACATAAATGTATCGTGGAAAAAAAGGTCTTGAAAGAAATGTACACTAGGATTCAGTGAATTCGAGGAAGTTATCCTTTTTTCCTGATAGTACAATTCCGTGAATTGTATGTTACTGATTTTTAGTAATTTCTGATTTTAGTTGGAAAGAAAATAGGTCGTTTTTTCAAAATACTTCTCCGTACAATTTGCGTACAAAACATAGTGTGAAAATTATCAAATTGCCACATTCTCAAAGCATCAAATTATATATATTATAGTTCTCGAAACCACGCCAATTGTTCCGCAACTCCTTCTTCCAAGGTTACCGTAGGATTGTAATTGAGTAATTTTCGAGCTTTGTCAATATTCGCTTTGGTACGTTGTTGATCGCCCGAACGCGGTGGTAAATTTTCAAATTGAATCGTAGTTTGTAATAATTTTTCAACGGCATCTACACCTTGTTGTGTCGTGTATTCGGCTTCTGTTCCTATGTTGAAAATTTCGCCGTTACATACTTCTTCTTTGCCGATGACACTGACAATTCCTTGTACAATATCGCTGACATGCGTAAAGCTTCGCAAGTGCGACAAACTGCCTTGAAATAGTGGAAATGTTTTATGGTTCAATGCGCAATCTAAAAGTTTAGTAAACAGCTTGTCTGGACGTTCGCGCGAACCGTAGACAGAATACAATCGCAAAGAACAAGCTTTGAGTTTGTTCAATCTTGAATTGTGTAAGACTAATTGTTCCGCAGCTAATTTTGTAACTCCGTAATGTGACGCAGGTTTTGGCGCTTCGGTTTCTGGAAACGTCGCGTTTAAGCCATAAATAGAGGAAGTTCCAATATTTACAAAGAGTTTTAAAGCATCTAGCTGTAATGCATACGAAAGTAAATTTTGTGTCGCAATGACATTGTTTGTCAAGTAATCTTCAAAAGTGGAAGTTGCGGCAATTCCGGGTTGTGCAGCAAAGTGAAATATGTAATGAACAGCTTCGGGAAGTTGTTGGATAGAAGTGGTTTCACGTAAATCGGCTTGTAAAATTGTGATTCCTTTCGCTTTGAGCGTTGCTGCATTTTTATTTTTTAAATCGACTGGATAATAATCTGAAAAATTATCAATTCCAATAACTTCATGACCTTGATCGTGTAAATGTTCTGCAACGTGCGAACCAATAAAACCCGCAATTCCCGTAATAAGTATCTTCATAAATAGACTTCCTATTGTTCAACGCATAAAAGTATACATAATTTATGAAATGCTTTTGGATTTTTTGAATTCTATGTATTTTGATTGAAGATTTTAAAAGGCTTTCCTGCTATGGAAAGCCTTTTTTTAATATGCATAATCAACGCAAAAATTTGATACAGTTTTTCAGTTGGTCTGATGGATGTATCTATTACACATATTGTCTTCAATGATATAAAGGTTTTTTTTGACTATTGTTTGATCAATTTTGTGCTATGCGTTGTGGTTCCATTAGCTACTTTTATAAAATATATTCCCGCACTAAACTGTGAAAGATTTACGATTGTTTTCTCAGTTTTGGTATATAGTTTATGCTGTTGTATTCCTTGTATGTTGTATATAACAACTTCGTAATCTGTTCCTTTTTCAAAGTTTTTGATGAATACCGTTGTTGTATTTGACGTCGGATTTGGATAGACGCTTATTGCAGCATCCGAATTCTGATCTAAAAATTTATCATCTACAACTTGCACAGGTTTCACTTTTGTTGGTTTTGTGCTTGCGGTTCGCATTTTGGAACATGGTAAAATTTCGGCAAAGTAATTTCCGCCAGGTTGCACTGTAAATCCAGGATTTAATTCGATCGTATTTCCTGCGCGCATTTCTACTTCTGCATTGCTGGTTACTGTTACATTGTTTACTGGCGCAACGTTGATGCTACTTATGACACGATAATCTAACAAGCCCAACCCTGGAAGCGTTGTATTGTCAATGATTAAATCGGGTTCGTACACACAACACGGCACTGGCGTTATTATACCTGAGTTGTTACAAATGATGTTGTTTGTAATTGCTGGATGATTTCCTGTTTTGCTTATGACAGATGTTTTTGTGTCTGTACCACAATCATTTGTATAGGTAATTTTGAGCAGATATGCAGCATTGGCGGCATAACCTCCGCTGGTCTTTCTTCCATCCCAAAAAATAGGATCTACAATACCATTTGTACAACTTACGCTGTAATTCCATATTGGTTGTCCGAGCGTTGTAAATATCTCCACAATTGCTATTTCTGCGTTGTTTAGATTGGTAATTTCTAGTGGCGCTGTCGTTGTGGTTGCTCCGTTGTGATTTGGAAATACTTCGCCGCTTGTTCGGTTACAATCTGGAAATTCACATGCTTTTGAGAGTCTGAAATCATCTAATAATACATACGGACCATCACAAAGTGAAGCTGATTCTGTTTCTATTACAATCCAATCATAACTGTCTGATGGTGCTGTAAATTCGATTGAAATTTTATACCATTCCCCTGTTGGATGACTTAGTAAGGTCATGGATTGATTGAGAATTTGCAAGGTATTTGACGTACTTGATTTGTTGAAATATTTTGACAGATCGCAACGGTTGTTGAACTGATTTGCGCCAATTGAATATTCCATATTATTTTTACGTAAGTATACATTCAAATCTACACCTGTTGACCAATCGCGTAACGGATCGTCATAGGTACGCACGTAAAATTGCAATCGGTACGTTTCTCCTTCTTCAAATTTGTTGTCGTCAAAGAATTTTTGCTGTATCAATTCGCCTGGTCCCATGCCCATGTATCCTAATCCTGAATGCGGCATGATGTCGCTTCCGCTTTCTGTCAATCTGATTTTATCGGTTCCATCAAATGCATTTACCATATACCAATCTGGAGAATGTAGTAAGAATTGACTTTTCACAGGTAATTCTCCTGATTCTTCAATGATTTTTGTCACGGTTTTCATGTCACTTTCCCACACGGAAAGTCCTTCTTGATTTCCAAAATTCGTCGTATTCCAACCTCCTGAATAGGTATATGCTTTGGGTGAATAATCATCTACTAACCCTTTGTAAAAAGGAGTTTCATTAAACGTAGGTTGATCTGCGACTGCATTGTGAATCAAATTATCTTGTCCAAAAGAAATCCATCCCAAAAACAAGAATAATACGATTACTATCTTATTCTTGCTTTTCATTATTGCTTTCTTTTTAGTTCATTAATTTCTTTTTTTAATTCAATCACATACAAGGTAAGTTCTTCAATTTTTTCTAGTAGTTTTGCGTCCATTTCCCCTAAGTTGACACCGTTTTCTTCTACTTCTTTTGCAGAAGGCACATTTGGTAAGTGTCCGTTTGTGTTGATAAATGTTTCTACTTCTTCTAGTGGTTTTAGTTCGTAATCGCTTTTAAAAACATAATCAGCCCAAACGCCTGCGGCTACATCTACTTTTATTTTTTGCGTACGAATTCCTTTTTTTACAAATAACTCATAATCGTCACAATCTGTACACGGATCAAAGTCGAACCAATCGCCTATCATCGTCTTTCCGGCAGAAATCCATAGGTCATGTTTTTTAGAACTTACAATGCTTAATATGCTATTGTAGCCGCCTGTAAAATTATTAAACGCTCTTATTCTCCAAGTTTCATTCCCCACATGATCTCTAAAAGAAAGACCACCGTAAGTATTATCGATTTCCGATTGAATTCTGATTTCTTGTTTGTCTCCTAAATGAACGTCTAATCGTGCTTGTGGATCGTCGGTAGCAACTCCAACTATTGGTCCATCTGAATTTCTTGAAACAAAAAATCCAGGTTCTTTGTTTTTGAAACCAACTAAAAAAGAATAGTCTTTAGAATTGACTAATTTGTTTGTCGTTGTAGCTCCTTTACCAAATACAAAAGAGTTGATTCCGGCTGCTTGCACATATCGTCCTGCGGCAAAGGAAAATGGTTTTGTAGTTTCACTGTGTAAACCAAAGGAATACGAATACACTCCTCTTACCGTATTGAATGCTCCAAAAGCATTTGAATACGAATCTTCTACTATATTTTGAAACCCAAATGCTCCCGAAAAAGTTCCAGGAACTTGATTTTGATCTCCTAAAGCTGATGACGTTGGATTTAATGGAGTATTTAATATCCAATTTGTTTGTGCATACGTATTGATCGATGTAAGCAATCCAAAAACTAGGATTACAAAAGATAATTTATTTTTCATGATTGTTTATTTTTTTATGATCTCTACTCTTTTTGAAGGTTTTCGAGTTTCCCTTGATAGATCTATGTATCTATATGGGACGTTTTGAGAGATTCATTACCCAACAAAAATGAAAAAAGCTAGTCTTTCTTAAAAAAACCAGCGTATTGTATTGTTTTTAAACCGTTTAGAATTATTTAAAAATTTTCTTTCTGTAATAAAAAAGTATCAAAATTAAGATCATTACTCCAAATGTCATTGTGATCGCATTCCACCAAGAGGAATTTACAACGGCATCTGTACTTCCTGTAAGCGTAAAAGCTGCCCAATAGTATGGAATGTTTTGTTCTGCTTCATGCTGCTGCAGATAGTTTTTTTTGGCAAGTTGCAATGCTTTCGACTTCGAGTTTCCGTTTTCTAATTCGGTGTAAAACGTTTGTAAAATTTCGTTCCCAGCTTTTTCATTGACATTCCATTGTGAAGCCAGTACACTTTGAGTTCCGTTATAGAAAAATCCTCTGGAAAGATTGATGATTCCTTCGCCGGAAAGATTGATACCATCGTTTGTTTTGCACGCGTCTAAAATGACCAATTCTGCCTGATTTTCGAGTCCAAAAAGCTCATTAAGTGTCATGTTACTGTCGTAAAAAGCAATCCAAGGTGTTTGTGTTATATTGTCTAAACCTGCATGTGTGTTGAGATGAATGATGTTGAAGTTATTTCTATATTTTAAAAAGTTTTCTTTGGTAGCATCTGTTTTTTGCAAGAATACGGACAGCGTATCTTTTTCAAACGATTTAAAAACTTCGGTAGCTTCTGTCAGTGTCGGCAACGCTTTGTTTTGAAATTCAATTGGCGCAATGGCTAATATTTTTTTTGTAGGTGCATTTTGCTTTTGCTGAATTTGCTCAAAGAGTGAAAACGATTGTAAGTATGCAGTTTCTGTAGTGTTTACAAAATATGCTTTTGAAAGTGTTTCAGAGGTATTTGTTGGTAATACTTCAAACGGAATGTGCTGCAATGCCTGATCTGGAATGATGGTTAGTTTTTTGTGCTGCAACCGTTCCAATGCATTGTCAAATGGAAATAATTGTTGAAATACTTGATGTCCGATGGTTTGAAATTCTTTTCGTTCTTTAGTGTTTCTATCTTTTTGGGTAATAAAATTGCGAATGAATTGGAGTTGTTTTTGAAAATTTTCAACAGCTTCAATTTTGAAAAAATCGGGCGTTTTTCCATCATAAAAAATTCCGTAGCCATCGGTTTCGTGCAAAATATATTCGACAAAAGCAATTTCTTGATTTTTATATTTTTTTATGACATTTTGTAAAGAAACAATCGCTACTTTTTCTTTCGTTTTGATGTATTTTGGATACATGCGTTGCATGGAATCCATGAAGGTTTTATGTTCTTCATTTTTTTGAATGTATTGTTGTTTTAACTCGTCATTATCACCTTGCAATCGAAATTCCTCCTGCAAAGCTACTATTTCATAATTTAATTTGTACTCACGTTCTAATGTTGATTTTGGAATGTTTGACATCAATTTTGCTTGAAAAGTTTTGATGTTTTCTTGCAGTAATAATGCTTTGTTCTTTTCCATGAAATAGAATGCTTTTTCAGCATCTTGAAGTAAGTAACAAATTTCTACAGCGAGTACATACGTATTGACTCCTCTTTCTATCCAAAATAATTTAGAAGCTTCTGTCTCTACTTCGTAGCGAATGTTTGATACTAATTCATCAATTAGGATGACCGTTTCTTTGGCTTTGTGAAGATATTTTTTTTCTTTTGTTTGTTCAAAAGCTTGCACATAATGATCGGCTAAATCGATCAAATAGATTAATACATCTTGTTCATACTCCAATGCCTTTATTTCTACTAAAGTTGGCAATTGAAATTCCTCATTTGCTCCTTTTTCTAAAACAGCGTAAATTGCTTTTTGAAAGTATGGAATTTT harbors:
- a CDS encoding phospholipid carrier-dependent glycosyltransferase, with product MNFIHEKNYVWILVIVCFFIFFMNLDVLYPNIMEARNFITAREMVTDDNWLLTTMNGEPRYEKPPLPTWLAAISGMLFSFNNLMALRIPSAIITLILVLFSYRFGVYFLKDKKQAFINSLILATSFYIIFAGRNGTWDIFAHGFMMIGIYYIFQFFSSSEKIWRNAILAGICIGVSFMSKGPVSHFALFLPFLIAYSIVYKYSNFQKKWGPLIGLVLVTALISVWWPYYISVMDGETATAIANKETTAWQNRNVRPFYYYWSFFVQSGAWTVVAFVSLLYPYLKTRVENLKAYKFSLFWTLAAVILLSLIPEKKSRYLLPVLIPLAYTTSFFVMHIFRAFTKRMHTYERVPVYLNFGLIGLAGVAFPIVGFIFLQDKLDGFYFSFILTSIALVLIGFFILKYLYQHKIQQVFYLIVFFLMTAVTFGFPLANAFLENPKYNSLRDISRKTETEKIPVYMFNIQSPELVWDYGGKVPLLHSHALEIPKEPTFKTLVMIGAKKSLEKAFPNAKITYLETFDLNPVDETNGGYKDRLRTDMYLVEK
- a CDS encoding T9SS type A sorting domain-containing protein, whose product is MKSKNKIVIVLFLFLGWISFGQDNLIHNAVADQPTFNETPFYKGLVDDYSPKAYTYSGGWNTTNFGNQEGLSVWESDMKTVTKIIEESGELPVKSQFLLHSPDWYMVNAFDGTDKIRLTESGSDIMPHSGLGYMGMGPGELIQQKFFDDNKFEEGETYRLQFYVRTYDDPLRDWSTGVDLNVYLRKNNMEYSIGANQFNNRCDLSKYFNKSSTSNTLQILNQSMTLLSHPTGEWYKISIEFTAPSDSYDWIVIETESASLCDGPYVLLDDFRLSKACEFPDCNRTSGEVFPNHNGATTTTAPLEITNLNNAEIAIVEIFTTLGQPIWNYSVSCTNGIVDPIFWDGRKTSGGYAANAAYLLKITYTNDCGTDTKTSVISKTGNHPAITNNIICNNSGIITPVPCCVYEPDLIIDNTTLPGLGLLDYRVISSINVAPVNNVTVTSNAEVEMRAGNTIELNPGFTVQPGGNYFAEILPCSKMRTASTKPTKVKPVQVVDDKFLDQNSDAAISVYPNPTSNTTTVFIKNFEKGTDYEVVIYNIQGIQQHKLYTKTEKTIVNLSQFSAGIYFIKVANGTTTHSTKLIKQ
- a CDS encoding CHAT domain-containing protein; translation: MLAFKIDSVQKIQNIKVKKEGFKIILQQQDTLVETEGLGTLYHALGNSHYEEKKYDKAFFYIQKAVKIRKKYKNLENLNESRYKLAAIYNKQEKPQKRYALLEEIINDHGIDEFTNKAHRVLGKIERNKGDYHKSISFLESGFLNKPSQKLKYENILRFSIILTYAKKYQSTFDLDESNADLQKIESHKSSIEKNAVKDVKSKLSPKNLAAMHNSIAIVYDGFQDLEKALHYYKKALGFYSKNADLSKELEVLNNIGLIYYKQKKNTQAYEVFNRVITESKDGEQLAMAYDNVGYYLPNMSAKDKIPYFQKAIYAVLEKGANEEFQLPTLVEIKALEYEQDVLIYLIDLADHYVQAFEQTKEKKYLHKAKETVILIDELVSNIRYEVETEASKLFWIERGVNTYVLAVEICYLLQDAEKAFYFMEKNKALLLQENIKTFQAKLMSNIPKSTLEREYKLNYEIVALQEEFRLQGDNDELKQQYIQKNEEHKTFMDSMQRMYPKYIKTKEKVAIVSLQNVIKKYKNQEIAFVEYILHETDGYGIFYDGKTPDFFKIEAVENFQKQLQFIRNFITQKDRNTKERKEFQTIGHQVFQQLFPFDNALERLQHKKLTIIPDQALQHIPFEVLPTNTSETLSKAYFVNTTETAYLQSFSLFEQIQQKQNAPTKKILAIAPIEFQNKALPTLTEATEVFKSFEKDTLSVFLQKTDATKENFLKYRNNFNIIHLNTHAGLDNITQTPWIAFYDSNMTLNELFGLENQAELVILDACKTNDGINLSGEGIINLSRGFFYNGTQSVLASQWNVNEKAGNEILQTFYTELENGNSKSKALQLAKKNYLQQHEAEQNIPYYWAAFTLTGSTDAVVNSSWWNAITMTFGVMILILILFYYRKKIFK
- a CDS encoding NAD(P)-dependent oxidoreductase; the protein is MKILITGIAGFIGSHVAEHLHDQGHEVIGIDNFSDYYPVDLKNKNAATLKAKGITILQADLRETTSIQQLPEAVHYIFHFAAQPGIAATSTFEDYLTNNVIATQNLLSYALQLDALKLFVNIGTSSIYGLNATFPETEAPKPASHYGVTKLAAEQLVLHNSRLNKLKACSLRLYSVYGSRERPDKLFTKLLDCALNHKTFPLFQGSLSHLRSFTHVSDIVQGIVSVIGKEEVCNGEIFNIGTEAEYTTQQGVDAVEKLLQTTIQFENLPPRSGDQQRTKANIDKARKLLNYNPTVTLEEGVAEQLAWFREL